One stretch of Pseudomonas fragi DNA includes these proteins:
- the lgt gene encoding prolipoprotein diacylglyceryl transferase yields the protein MLPYPQIDPVALAIGPLKIHWYGLMYLIGIGAAWLILSRRLNRFDPTWTKEKLSDLVFWVAMGVIVGGRLGYVLFYDLSAYIANPLLIFEVWKGGMAFHGGLIGVMLAVWGFGKRNGKSFFQIMDFIAPVVPIGLGAGRIGNFINAELWGKASDVPWAMIFPTDPQQLARHPSQLYQFALEGVALFLILWLYSRKPRPTMAVSGMFALFYGIFRFIVEFVRVPDAQLGYLAFGWVTMGQILCIPMIAGGLLLIWWAYNRDPAAQKAA from the coding sequence ATGCTGCCTTACCCGCAGATTGACCCGGTGGCACTGGCCATCGGCCCGCTGAAAATCCATTGGTACGGCCTGATGTACCTGATCGGCATTGGCGCTGCCTGGCTGATCCTGTCGCGACGCCTTAACCGCTTCGACCCGACCTGGACCAAGGAGAAGCTCTCCGACCTGGTGTTCTGGGTGGCCATGGGCGTGATTGTCGGCGGCCGTTTGGGTTATGTGCTGTTTTACGACCTGAGCGCCTACATCGCCAACCCGCTGCTGATTTTTGAAGTGTGGAAGGGCGGCATGGCGTTCCACGGCGGCCTGATCGGCGTGATGCTGGCGGTGTGGGGCTTTGGCAAGCGCAACGGCAAGTCGTTCTTCCAGATCATGGACTTTATCGCCCCTGTCGTGCCGATTGGCCTGGGTGCGGGGCGCATTGGCAACTTTATCAACGCCGAACTGTGGGGCAAGGCCAGCGATGTGCCGTGGGCGATGATTTTCCCGACAGACCCACAACAACTGGCGCGTCATCCGTCGCAGCTTTACCAGTTCGCCCTCGAAGGTGTGGCACTCTTCCTGATTCTTTGGCTGTACTCGCGCAAACCACGGCCAACCATGGCGGTTTCCGGGATGTTCGCCCTGTTCTACGGCATCTTCCGCTTTATCGTCGAATTCGTCCGTGTACCGGATGCCCAACTGGGCTATCTGGCGTTCGGCTGGGTGACGATGGGGCAAATCCTCTGCATCCCGATGATCGCGGGCGGCCTGCTCCTTATCTGGTGGGCTTATAACCGCGATCCGGCGGCTCAAAAAGCTGCGTAA